Proteins from a genomic interval of Megalodesulfovibrio gigas DSM 1382 = ATCC 19364:
- a CDS encoding FkbM family methyltransferase, producing the protein MDIKFYSQHGEDILLWKFFGDLLDGLYIDVGAFDGIHLSNSYSFEQMGWRGVCVEAHPGFFPFCQANRPDAVCLHAACVGPDAPSSVAFLTEDLGLLSGIKADETPGMEQRYALRGMSFRGFSTVNVPTVTLDAILARHFPEATRIDLLSVDVEGTEPDVLAGLTVPARVIVVEANDELAAGRLSTLLTGQGYFLSRRLGANLFFTHSAEDARVLRNIHAEGTTEATTHPLGQGATLHRQVGKRVVIRPDRSGEPVAPALAKPPPAAPRMLFSCVVDTAPYFSQQAWLWACSLIEYGGVPPEDIVVHVLPGVNVTLGESLRSLGVRTAPIFPFGDGKYCNKIAQLTSPSLADAEYVALMDADMLVLEDIRHLAVPDAVRAKIVDMPNPPMEILEHVFKEAGLPGHPAVVPTDIRDSAMTFSGNCNGGFYLIPQQFLGILGVLWQKWAIWLLHRKDLLGSYLGHIDQISFCLAMFESGTPLSALERRFNFPTHLVFPKSEHPAVLHHHCKFDRHRQLTIVPEAGPEYATAVGKANALLQARWNVALSGQVPHITPSLAGAGEVLAHKPAVLGTAWDEHIACIVRAHKPGPKVYVHLGTPKTGTTALQEFFAQNILELRHAGIDYFREFIQGTGDQKHQRIFQGMSQQNNELIDRIKEHIRHESAQGAHTFLISSEGYYNYVQECGPSYMQCIRELAKEFSVCLVVFLRPQCYFLESYYRQCLRNPKVEDRPAYCSDLSIETFAALPWMSNQLDYARNIQFFMDNMGGASLALVRYSSQALKSFLRFLCVPHDLATRITRTTPKLSLNRNATELLRVLNRVLSPESRNRVIQILEQTASCSSISRDAFFASPALMDRVTLQHSDSNRLLSMMFWGREELFPGLALNPDAAWSPPEIHGELLPGLLAPLLARLSA; encoded by the coding sequence ATGGATATTAAATTCTACAGTCAACATGGAGAAGATATTCTCCTTTGGAAGTTTTTTGGCGATCTTCTGGACGGCCTGTATATTGATGTCGGCGCTTTTGACGGGATACACCTCAGCAACTCGTATTCCTTTGAACAGATGGGGTGGCGGGGTGTTTGTGTTGAGGCGCATCCGGGTTTCTTTCCTTTCTGTCAGGCCAACCGCCCGGATGCCGTTTGCCTGCACGCCGCTTGTGTGGGGCCGGATGCGCCTTCCTCTGTTGCCTTCCTGACGGAGGATCTGGGGCTGCTCTCTGGCATCAAGGCCGATGAAACCCCGGGAATGGAGCAGCGATACGCCCTGCGCGGCATGTCGTTTCGCGGATTCTCGACCGTGAATGTGCCAACTGTTACCCTGGATGCCATCCTGGCGCGCCACTTTCCAGAGGCAACGCGGATAGACTTGCTCTCAGTGGATGTCGAGGGCACCGAGCCGGATGTGTTGGCTGGTTTGACCGTCCCAGCCAGAGTCATTGTGGTTGAGGCCAATGACGAGTTGGCCGCCGGGCGCTTGTCAACCCTGCTGACAGGGCAGGGCTATTTTCTGAGCCGGCGTCTGGGAGCCAACCTTTTTTTCACCCACTCTGCGGAAGACGCCCGCGTTCTGCGCAACATTCACGCGGAGGGGACAACCGAGGCCACCACTCACCCTCTAGGCCAGGGGGCGACCCTGCATCGCCAAGTGGGCAAGCGTGTTGTCATTCGTCCCGACCGCTCTGGGGAACCCGTGGCTCCCGCACTTGCCAAGCCCCCCCCCGCTGCGCCTCGGATGCTCTTTTCATGTGTCGTAGACACGGCGCCGTACTTTTCGCAGCAGGCGTGGCTATGGGCGTGCTCGCTCATTGAGTATGGCGGGGTGCCTCCAGAGGATATTGTTGTCCATGTCCTGCCTGGGGTTAACGTGACCTTAGGCGAGTCCCTGCGCAGTCTTGGCGTGCGAACGGCTCCGATTTTTCCCTTTGGGGACGGCAAGTATTGCAACAAAATCGCACAACTCACCTCTCCGTCTCTCGCCGATGCTGAGTATGTAGCGCTCATGGACGCGGACATGCTGGTGCTGGAGGATATCCGGCATCTGGCAGTGCCGGATGCCGTCCGGGCCAAAATTGTGGATATGCCAAACCCGCCTATGGAGATATTGGAGCACGTCTTCAAGGAAGCTGGCTTGCCTGGGCATCCAGCGGTTGTTCCCACGGACATCCGGGACAGCGCAATGACGTTTTCGGGGAATTGCAATGGCGGCTTCTACCTCATCCCACAGCAATTCCTCGGGATTCTTGGGGTATTATGGCAGAAGTGGGCCATCTGGCTGTTGCACAGGAAAGATCTCCTTGGGTCGTATTTGGGGCATATCGATCAAATCAGTTTTTGCCTGGCGATGTTTGAGTCAGGAACGCCGCTTTCGGCCCTGGAACGGCGCTTCAACTTCCCAACACACCTTGTGTTCCCCAAGAGCGAACACCCGGCAGTGTTGCATCACCACTGCAAATTCGATCGCCATCGCCAACTGACGATTGTCCCTGAGGCCGGTCCGGAATATGCCACAGCAGTGGGCAAGGCCAACGCCTTGCTTCAGGCCCGGTGGAACGTTGCCCTGTCAGGTCAGGTGCCTCATATTACTCCATCTTTGGCTGGAGCGGGCGAGGTTCTTGCGCACAAGCCGGCTGTCCTTGGAACTGCATGGGACGAGCATATTGCGTGCATCGTCCGCGCCCACAAGCCGGGCCCCAAGGTCTATGTCCATTTGGGCACACCGAAGACGGGCACCACAGCCTTGCAGGAGTTTTTTGCCCAGAATATTCTAGAGTTGCGCCATGCTGGAATTGATTATTTCAGGGAATTCATCCAGGGCACTGGGGATCAAAAACACCAACGGATCTTTCAGGGGATGTCTCAGCAGAATAATGAGCTCATTGATCGAATTAAAGAACATATTAGGCACGAATCGGCACAGGGGGCTCATACATTCCTCATCTCGTCGGAGGGATATTACAACTACGTCCAGGAATGCGGCCCCTCATACATGCAGTGCATTCGTGAGCTTGCAAAAGAATTTTCGGTGTGTTTGGTCGTATTTCTGCGGCCACAATGCTATTTTTTGGAGTCATACTACAGGCAGTGTCTCCGTAATCCAAAAGTCGAAGACCGCCCGGCGTATTGTTCTGACCTCAGTATTGAAACCTTTGCCGCGCTTCCGTGGATGAGCAATCAGCTTGACTACGCACGGAACATACAATTTTTTATGGACAACATGGGGGGAGCCTCGCTTGCCCTCGTGCGTTATTCTTCCCAAGCCTTGAAGAGTTTCCTCAGATTCCTCTGCGTGCCTCATGACTTGGCCACCCGCATCACGAGGACTACGCCCAAACTGTCTTTGAACCGAAACGCCACGGAACTGCTGCGGGTGCTCAATCGCGTACTATCGCCTGAGAGCAGGAACCGTGTGATCCAGATCTTGGAACAGACCGCGTCCTGTTCTTCCATTTCGCGCGACGCCTTTTTTGCCTCGCCAGCGCTCATGGATCGAGTCACACTGCAGCACAGTGACTCAAACCGCCTTCTTTCCATGATGTTTTGGGGACGTGAAGAGCTTTTTCCAGGCCTTGCACTCAACCCGGACGCGGCCTGGAGCCCTCCAGAAATCCATGGCGAACTACTCCCGGGGCTGCTGGCTCCTCTCCTCGCCCGGCTATCTGCGTGA